The following coding sequences are from one Methanococcoides orientis window:
- a CDS encoding PKD domain-containing protein, producing MLQSNGYQADYLTVTQIEAGYLLQYDVFIYAHDSGANSPAFEEAVKTFLGNGGGMVAEWSSSAVLLNETGPNIYYVNGQWGLFEGMADHGRSVARNTPIDILDNEHPIFENVTDGFVGQGATEYFYSSQELDPRLDVVAEYTGHGGTWPAIAIAEKGSLLSYPSDISGSGGVVLIFFDAADDPDINDDMINLWLNCVNYVANPIKISSPLTITNDSTPLLEASFFEKASLTWYVLDGINGTNQTNTTSLKTTLPQLVEGQHNITVYTLDSEGAVEEETLQFLVDLTSPEVNFETNGNSTYLKAQGTIVTATDALSGIQTLEYSWSQDYAEGSVVSWTGFTSGDALTKDSVSGDWYLHVKATDNASNVNYSVSNVFKLDNSVPVIELTENVNSTYSNSHSTTVTVTDTPSGLQSLEYSWSQSNTEGSVDSWTLFNSGDILTKDSVNGDWYLHVKATDNTTNVNYSISNVFKFDNEEPTYEWVKGPTKANTGDNITIELNVLDNIELASCNITADGDEYQMNEDSGSYSYNISIPASDSGTLVSSIIYNCTFSDLAGNTNSTDNVCVDVTILPIADFSANATRGTVPLTVNFTDNSSGLVDNWHWDFGDGNTSEEQSPVHEFGAGNFTVNLTVSNVNGTSTKYLKVRAAEEPVYTLLPEDVMLISVYGEEMNFSVNSTLFSSYEWFINGNTVTGSGFDMFNNTDDSSRISYCNINTSQYIVQDDFFMDVYHVVLNVSNESIGRTDTFSWEWTVTNSSANDGEEVDLVINKTPEVTEDGSGEKHVRFNTTDDENSGDNEIECSISFVSFNTTNETAGVQIKVEVLNVSSLNESAIDFSKDLVYQYLDISFNNETLANEGSGNRSIEFKVRNDLNGGTLVIKTVKLRHLNSSTWESYTPELIDNDGTYSYFIVRNISGFSPFAVTCDYDYPSASTSSSDDGLPAYLKWLMFKEGAEATVDEEYLEVPITSEVNDLSDSQDKVDADFDGSEYSDSTNINSEEGGNFMMVLGVSLIAALAILFVIYRKKQEN from the coding sequence ATGTTACAGTCTAATGGATATCAGGCAGACTATCTCACTGTAACCCAGATCGAAGCTGGATACTTATTACAATATGATGTCTTTATATATGCTCACGATTCGGGGGCAAACTCCCCGGCCTTTGAAGAAGCTGTAAAAACATTCCTTGGTAATGGTGGGGGAATGGTTGCCGAATGGTCATCTTCAGCTGTACTCCTAAATGAAACTGGCCCAAATATTTATTACGTCAATGGACAATGGGGATTGTTTGAAGGAATGGCTGATCATGGTAGAAGTGTTGCTAGAAATACACCCATTGATATCCTGGACAACGAACATCCGATATTTGAGAACGTAACAGATGGTTTTGTCGGTCAGGGTGCAACAGAATATTTTTATTCATCACAAGAACTTGATCCCAGATTGGATGTGGTTGCGGAATACACTGGACATGGAGGTACATGGCCTGCGATCGCAATAGCTGAAAAAGGATCCCTGTTAAGTTATCCTTCCGATATTAGCGGTTCGGGAGGTGTTGTCCTTATATTCTTCGACGCGGCAGATGACCCCGATATCAATGATGATATGATCAACCTCTGGCTTAATTGTGTGAACTATGTAGCAAACCCAATAAAGATCAGTTCACCACTCACTATTACTAACGACAGTACTCCTCTCTTAGAGGCAAGTTTTTTCGAAAAAGCATCTCTTACATGGTATGTTCTGGATGGAATTAATGGAACTAATCAAACCAATACAACCTCTCTGAAAACTACATTACCTCAACTTGTTGAAGGGCAACACAATATAACAGTCTATACATTGGACTCTGAGGGGGCTGTTGAGGAAGAAACACTTCAATTTCTTGTTGATCTGACATCTCCTGAGGTCAATTTTGAAACAAATGGAAACAGCACATATTTAAAAGCTCAAGGTACGATAGTAACTGCTACAGACGCACTTTCAGGAATTCAGACACTTGAATATTCATGGAGCCAGGATTATGCCGAAGGATCTGTGGTTTCCTGGACTGGATTCACCAGCGGAGATGCACTAACAAAGGATTCTGTAAGTGGGGACTGGTATCTTCATGTGAAAGCAACTGACAATGCAAGCAATGTAAATTATTCAGTTTCAAATGTTTTTAAACTGGACAATTCAGTCCCAGTAATTGAACTCACTGAAAATGTTAACAGTACATATTCAAACAGCCACAGTACAACAGTAACTGTTACAGATACTCCTTCAGGCCTTCAAAGCCTTGAATATTCCTGGAGTCAGAGTAACACGGAAGGTTCTGTGGATTCATGGACTTTATTCAATAGTGGGGATATTCTCACAAAAGATTCTGTTAATGGTGACTGGTATCTTCATGTAAAAGCTACTGACAATACAACCAACGTAAACTATTCCATCTCAAATGTTTTCAAATTTGACAATGAGGAACCTACTTATGAGTGGGTAAAGGGTCCTACAAAAGCAAACACAGGTGATAATATTACCATAGAACTCAATGTTCTTGATAATATTGAGCTGGCTTCATGTAACATCACAGCTGATGGTGATGAATACCAGATGAACGAAGATTCGGGAAGCTATTCATACAACATATCAATTCCTGCAAGTGATTCCGGCACTCTTGTAAGTTCAATTATCTATAACTGTACTTTCAGTGATCTTGCAGGCAACACAAACAGTACTGACAATGTCTGTGTCGATGTAACAATTCTTCCAATTGCAGACTTCTCAGCAAATGCAACAAGGGGTACTGTTCCATTGACAGTGAACTTCACGGACAACTCATCAGGACTTGTAGACAACTGGCACTGGGATTTCGGAGATGGAAATACATCTGAAGAGCAAAGTCCGGTCCATGAGTTTGGTGCAGGCAATTTCACTGTGAACCTGACAGTATCAAATGTCAATGGTACTTCAACCAAATACCTCAAAGTAAGGGCTGCAGAGGAGCCGGTATATACATTGTTGCCAGAAGATGTTATGTTGATTTCCGTTTATGGCGAAGAAATGAATTTCAGTGTAAATTCTACCCTATTCTCAAGCTATGAATGGTTCATTAATGGCAATACTGTTACTGGTTCCGGATTTGATATGTTCAACAACACAGATGATTCCTCCAGAATTTCATACTGTAATATAAACACAAGTCAGTATATTGTTCAGGATGACTTCTTTATGGACGTGTACCATGTTGTACTAAATGTCAGTAATGAGAGCATTGGGCGGACGGATACATTCTCATGGGAATGGACTGTCACAAACTCATCTGCAAATGATGGTGAAGAGGTCGATCTCGTGATCAATAAAACTCCTGAGGTAACGGAAGATGGTAGTGGAGAAAAGCATGTGCGGTTTAACACAACCGATGATGAGAACTCAGGGGACAATGAAATTGAATGCAGCATAAGTTTTGTATCATTCAATACAACGAACGAGACGGCTGGTGTCCAGATCAAGGTCGAAGTGCTTAATGTATCTTCATTGAATGAGTCCGCAATAGATTTCTCTAAGGATTTAGTATATCAGTACCTTGATATTAGCTTCAACAACGAAACCCTGGCAAACGAAGGCAGTGGGAATAGAAGTATAGAGTTCAAGGTTCGAAATGACCTCAACGGCGGTACATTGGTGATAAAAACCGTGAAACTCCGACACTTGAACAGCTCAACATGGGAGTCCTACACACCTGAGCTTATTGACAACGATGGAACCTATTCATATTTCATTGTCAGAAATATTTCCGGATTCTCCCCATTTGCAGTGACCTGTGACTATGATTATCCATCGGCTTCAACATCAAGTTCTGATGATGGTCTTCCAGCATATCTCAAATGGTTGATGTTCAAAGAAGGGGCAGAAGCTACTGTAGATGAGGAATACCTTGAAGTTCCGATTACTTCTGAGGTCAATGATCTTTCAGATTCACAGGATAAAGTTGACGCTGATTTCGATGGCTCGGAATATAGTGACAGTACAAACATTAATAGTGAAGAAGGTGGCAATTTCATGATGGTCCTAGGTGTATCATTAATTGCTGCTCTGGCTATACTCTTTGTTATCTATCGGAAGAAACAAGAGAACTGA
- a CDS encoding sensor histidine kinase has protein sequence MGSEKEYRMIFEQSPLGIIYFDRDGIVTLCNERSSAIIDKKKEYIIGSDILSIFSDEQMAFAIKAVLSGTPVQYEGEHLSSPEAQSVQMEVHCSPDVSEDGSLLGGICIIEDISLRRSLEDTLKIDESRLEALLELEQMMDAPMQEIADFVHEEAVRLTGSNIGYLAFLNEDESSLIMHTWSNSVMKGCTVPDRKFIYEVDKIGLWGEPIRQRQPVIINDYNAPDPLKKGYPEGHVELSNYMAVPVFEGDRIVATAGVSNKEGDYDASDVRQLTLLMQGLWRLVQRRESLEKLKKYAEDLEHSNELKELFTDIMRHDLLNPAGIVKGYAELLLEMETDGKKQDMVRTIDRNNKKLIDMIESAARFAKLDSFEDIEFQEMDLALVIESVVGNFRPNIDENQMKVEFDHEGSYPVKANPMIEDVFSNLLSNAIKYSPENERIIINISDADDEWKVSVTDRGEGVPDENKTELFERFKRVTKKGIKGTGLGLAIVKKIVDLHGGSVRVEDNPEGRGSIFWVTLKKWG, from the coding sequence ATGGGATCTGAAAAAGAATATCGTATGATATTTGAACAATCTCCTCTGGGGATCATCTATTTTGACCGTGATGGTATCGTTACTCTTTGTAATGAACGGTCTTCTGCGATCATTGACAAAAAGAAGGAATATATCATCGGATCAGACATACTGTCTATTTTTAGTGACGAGCAAATGGCTTTTGCTATTAAAGCAGTGCTTTCAGGAACACCTGTTCAGTATGAGGGTGAGCATTTATCTTCTCCAGAAGCTCAATCTGTTCAGATGGAGGTGCATTGCAGTCCTGATGTATCGGAAGACGGCTCACTTCTGGGCGGGATATGCATTATCGAGGATATCTCACTGAGAAGAAGCCTTGAAGATACATTGAAAATTGATGAATCCCGCCTTGAGGCGCTGTTAGAACTTGAACAGATGATGGATGCGCCTATGCAGGAGATAGCAGACTTTGTTCATGAAGAAGCTGTCAGGCTTACCGGCAGCAATATCGGTTACCTCGCTTTTTTGAACGAAGATGAGTCGTCTCTCATAATGCATACCTGGTCGAACAGTGTCATGAAAGGGTGCACTGTGCCGGATCGAAAGTTCATCTACGAGGTGGACAAGATCGGCCTGTGGGGTGAGCCGATAAGGCAGAGACAACCTGTTATTATCAATGATTACAATGCCCCGGATCCTCTTAAAAAAGGTTATCCGGAAGGTCATGTAGAACTCAGTAACTACATGGCAGTTCCTGTCTTTGAAGGTGACAGGATCGTTGCAACCGCAGGGGTCAGCAACAAAGAAGGCGACTATGATGCTTCCGATGTTCGCCAGTTGACATTGCTGATGCAGGGCTTGTGGAGGCTTGTCCAGCGCCGGGAATCTCTTGAGAAACTCAAAAAGTATGCGGAAGATCTTGAACATTCGAACGAACTGAAAGAGCTTTTTACCGATATCATGCGTCATGATCTTTTAAATCCTGCAGGTATTGTCAAGGGTTATGCCGAGCTGCTTCTTGAGATGGAGACTGATGGGAAGAAGCAGGATATGGTCCGCACCATCGATCGCAACAACAAAAAACTGATCGACATGATAGAGAGCGCTGCAAGGTTTGCAAAACTGGATTCCTTTGAAGACATCGAGTTTCAGGAAATGGATCTCGCTCTTGTGATTGAAAGTGTCGTCGGCAACTTCAGGCCTAACATTGATGAGAATCAGATGAAAGTTGAATTTGATCACGAAGGAAGTTATCCTGTAAAGGCGAATCCGATGATCGAAGATGTGTTTTCAAACCTTCTTTCGAATGCGATTAAATACAGTCCTGAAAATGAAAGGATCATCATTAACATCTCCGATGCCGATGATGAATGGAAAGTCTCGGTAACGGATCGTGGTGAAGGTGTTCCTGACGAGAACAAGACCGAATTGTTCGAGCGTTTCAAGCGTGTCACGAAAAAAGGTATCAAGGGAACGGGGCTTGGGCTTGCCATTGTTAAGAAGATAGTTGATCTTCATGGTGGAAGTGTTAGGGTTGAGGATAATCCTGAAGGCCGGGGAAGTATTTTCTGGGTCACTTTGAAGAAATGGGGGTGA
- a CDS encoding DUF7662 domain-containing protein, with the protein MVGIYMGKYSKLRMYLGDQNETRIQLTFSEIGEILGFPLPPAARNHPAWWTNDENRTHAMDGWLAQGWKAKVNFELQQVSFLNTGNTVSTKDKMGDIRTSATINASDFENKVRTVMSDFYSKELVTGQFPGFSKSFYMISDENEIVGDIKYFTMTNEGSLPPAEFSVIAEHVWLLEKTTALHKFLVFGNERRVPEEWLKIYGNLVHDVDFFFYNYEDDRLEKFVLK; encoded by the coding sequence ATGGTAGGTATCTACATGGGCAAATATTCAAAGTTAAGGATGTATCTTGGCGATCAGAACGAAACTCGAATTCAACTTACTTTTTCAGAAATTGGTGAAATTTTGGGTTTTCCATTACCACCTGCTGCCAGGAATCACCCTGCATGGTGGACCAATGATGAAAATAGAACTCATGCAATGGATGGATGGCTTGCCCAGGGATGGAAAGCCAAAGTAAACTTTGAATTGCAGCAAGTTAGTTTCCTCAATACGGGAAATACCGTATCTACAAAAGATAAAATGGGAGACATAAGGACATCTGCAACAATAAATGCATCTGATTTTGAAAATAAAGTGCGTACTGTAATGTCTGATTTTTATTCAAAAGAATTGGTTACAGGCCAATTCCCGGGATTTTCAAAGTCTTTTTATATGATATCTGATGAAAACGAAATCGTTGGTGATATTAAGTACTTCACGATGACCAATGAAGGATCCCTACCACCAGCAGAGTTCTCGGTCATTGCTGAACATGTGTGGTTGTTAGAAAAAACTACTGCTTTGCATAAGTTTTTGGTCTTCGGAAATGAACGCCGCGTTCCTGAGGAATGGTTAAAGATATATGGAAATCTCGTACATGATGTTGATTTTTTCTTTTATAACTATGAAGATGATAGGTTAGAAAAATTTGTTTTAAAATGA